Genomic segment of Chlamydiales bacterium:
ACCTATTTACGATTAACAAGACTTAAGCTAGGGCTGGTACTTAATTTTGGGCAAGGACGGCTTATTGATGGATTAACTAGAGTAGCTAATGATCTGTAACTCTCTACGCCACCGCGTCTCTGCGTCTCTGCGTAAAAGATAATGCAACGTACTCGTTGAAAACGCTATCACAAAATATACATAATAATTTTTTGCATTTTACGTTAACATGTCATTTCTATGAGAAGAATTTTCTTATAATTTCCTATTTTCTTTCGTAAAACATCCCACTCCTAATTGCTGTGTTAGAGAACTTCTTGGATGGTATTTATAAAAAGAATCTTGAAGATGTTTTTGGCTGATATGTGTATAGCGGTCCGTTGTTGCTATATTAGAGTGTCCTAAAAACTCTTGAATGACTCTTAAATCCGCTCCATTATCTAAAAGATGTGTTGCAAATGAGTGCCTTAGTGTATGTGGAGAGATATTTTTTGTAATATTTGCCTTTTTTGCATAAGATTTGATCATTTTCCATACAGCAAAGCGCTCGATTGGTTTTCCTCTTTTAGTCAAAAAAAGCGAAGACTCTTTTCCAGATGGATGCAGGTCTCTAAAATTTAAAAGGTAATAATCAATGGCTTGCAAGGCCTTTTTTCCAATAGGTACTAAACGCTCTTTTCTTCCTTTTCCCATAACTTTTATAAAAGTGTCATCAATATTGTAGATGGTAAGAGAGCAAAGTTCAGAGACGCGAAGGCCGCTTGAATAGAGAAGTTCTAATATGCTCAAATTTCTTGCACCAAGATAAGTTGCTTGATTGGGAATAGAAAGAAGTATTTCTACTTCACTCTCAGAGAGTACTTCTGGAACTAGTTGCCAAAGTTTTGGGCTTTCTAGATGCTCTGTCACATTTATTTTGATCATCTGCTCTCTTTTTAGGAAACGAAAGAGAACTTTAATTGCAATGAGTGCCCTGCATATGCTTGCACTTGCGTAGTTTTTGTTTTGCATGGTTTTAAGAAATTGAATGATATGTTCTGTACTTACCTGTTGAAAATCTATGATGTTAAGAGATTCTAATAGGAGAGTAAACTGTTTTATATCATTTCCATAGGCTTGCAATGTATTAATAGATGCTCCTTTTTCAGAGGCTATGTAGGAGAGAAAATCAGCAGTTGTTCTTTTTAGTGGCATTATAAATTAGAGGCGAGTTTAAAAGACTCTTTGGGGGCATGGACGTGCGCAAATGCAATTAGGTCGCGGTAGTGCTTATTAAAAGAGAAGATAGCAGCACGCATGCTTTCTGGTAACTGTCCTGTTTTTATGTATTCTCCTGTTCTATTCTCTAGATAGGTAAGAAGGTATTGTGCCATAGCCTGCAAATTTGCGATAAGAGCATTTTGGTCCGCATGTGAGCCCTTATACCAATAGTCTCGCATCGTATTAATGCCGTTGAGAAGCGAGCGAAAAAGGAGGTAGTTTAGCGATTGCGGCTCATAATTTTTTCTAATAGCGTGTAAAGTCATAAGAGAGGAGCTAAATCCCGAGAAGATAGGATTAAAAATATCTTGAGAGGCAGGTTTTTTCAGAAGAGAAATAAAACGCTTAATTTCTGTTTGCTCTGCCTGAGTATAGAGCGTCGCAAAGGTTGTCTTTGGAAGGATCTTTTTTGCGTCTGAAAAAGAGGTCTGCAAAGAGAGTAGTTCATCATTCTTGACATGTTCTGAGGTGATGGGACTTAAGATAAGTCTTGCAGATAGGGCTATCTTATTTACTGTTTTTTCTATAAAAGAAAAAGTCTCTTGAGTGATATCTTGCGTGGTTCTAATGTAACAAAGAAGGCTTACAATACATTCTAAGATATCTTTATGCGGTTTTTGTAAAATGCGTAAATAACTATTAAATGTGCCAAGGACGCTATAAAAGTTTGCAAGATTTGCAGGGGAGGAGGTCAAGTTTTGTATTGCATTTTTTGTGTAGGACTCAATGATGACAGATAGCTCTAGCATGTGAAAGTTTTCACCAATTTGCACAAGTTCATGTATTATAGTGCCAAATGTTTTTCTATCCTTTTCCAGGATAAGAGGTACTGTTTCTAAGAGCTTAGCTTTAAAGATAGAAAATTTTTTATCAAACCAATCAAGCTGGCTTTGCGAAAGCGTAAGCATTGAAAAGTTTTTGGCAAATTCAATGCCACAGCGGATATTACTTGTTAAGGTTTCAAGAAAAGGGAGGGATGTTTTTGGGGGTAAGAGATCATGGTAGGCTGTGAGGGTTTGTAGGGTTTGATTGAGCTTTTCCTCAATTTTGGCTAAATTGCCTTTTTCCCTGATTTGTGTCATTAAGTCGGTTGCAGTGCGTATAGTGGACTCTAGTGAGGGTAATTTTTTTTGTTCTTGCGTTGGCATGAGCTTCACTTAGAATATTTTTGTGTATATAAAGTAGATATACACAAAATACATTCAATGATCAAGTTTTTCTTTTAAGATTTCATTTACAAGGGCTGGAGAGGCTTTGCCCTTTGAGAGTTTCATTGCTTGGCCTACCAAAAATCCAAAAGCTTTATCTTTTCCATTTTTGTAATCTGCAACGGACCTACTATTTTCTAATAAGACTTTGTCTATGATAGCTGTGATTTCTCCTTTATCATGAACAGGTTGATAGTCAGGATTTTGCTTTACAATCTCTTCACAATCTTTTCCAGAAGATTCAACCATATCATCAGCTACACTTTTTGCAATTTTTCCAGTAATTACGTTTGTATCAATTAAATTAACAAGTTTTGCCACATTGCAAGGTGTAATACCAGCTTCTGACAATGTTTTTCCTTTTTCTTTGAGTCTTCCAGCAAACTCTGCCGTGATCCAGTTGCAAAGGGCGTTTGCATTAGGAGAATGCTTGAGCGCTTCTTCAAAATAGTCTGCAAGCTTTTTATCGCTCGTTAAAATGGAAGCTGCATATTTTGAGAGACGAAGCTCATTAATGTAGCGCTGATTTTTTGCGAAAGGAAGCTCGGGAAGTGTTTTTCGAATGGATTCAATGTATTCATCGGATAAAACAATAGGTACGAGATCTGGCTCTGGAAAATAGCGATAGTCATCAGCATCTTCTTTATCGCGCATTTTAACTGTTTCTTGCAGTTCTGGATCAAAGCGAAAAGTTGCAGGAGTGATAACCTCGCAAGGAGGCTTATCAGGGTTTTGTAAGTAGAGTTTTACTTGTCTTTTGATTTCGGACTCAATGGCAATTTCCATGTTATAGAAAGAGTTCATGTTCTTAATTTCTACTTTATTTCTAAGAGAAACTTCTCCCTTTGCACGTACAGATACATTTACATCGATTCTTAAAGAACCCTCTTCCATGTTGCAATCAGATGCGTCTAAGTATTCTAAAATGGCTTTAACGGCCTGTACATAAGCTGTTGCCTCTTTTGCGCTTCCAATACAGGGCTCAGATACAATTTCGATGAGTGGAACACCTGCTCTGTTGTAGTCGATACCTGCAAAGTTGCTAAAATGTTTGAGCATACCAGCATCATCTTCAAGGTGAGCTCTGTTAATAGTAAAGGTTTTAAAAGAGCCCTCTTCAATCTCAGCAGTAATGGTTCCTCCAATTACGATAGGTTCATCATATTGTGTGATTTGAAAGTTTCGAGGGCTATCGGGATAAAAATAGGATTTTCGATCAAACTTGCTGAATTTTGCAACAGTTGCACCCACTGCAAGACCAAATTGTGCAGCCTTTCTTACAGCTTCTTTGTTGAGGACGGGAAGTGCTCCTGGTTGCCCTGTACATACTTCTGTAATATTGGAATTGGGATCGTCGCCAAAATGGTTGGGAGCTGTACTAAAGAGCTTGGACTTTGTGTTGAGCTCTACGTGTACCTCGAGTCCAATAACAGGTTCCCATAGAGAAGATGGATGGTCATGCATAGTTTTTAAGATCTTCTTTTAGTTTAATTGTGTGTTATGGGTGGAAGTAATTTAGAAAACTGCATGCTTTGTTCAAAAGCGTTTGCAGCTCTACAAACCTGCACGTCATGCATTTGTGGACCGATAATCTGCAGGCCCATAGGTGTGCCGTCAGGAGATAGGCCAGAGGGCACACTGATTGCAGGAAGCCCTGCAAGATTTGCGCTAATTGTATAAATATCTGCTAAATACATTTGCAATGGATCTTGTATAGATCCTGTTTTAAATGCGGGGGAGGGTGTGACGGGCATTGCAATTAAATTACAAGTTTGAAATTGTTCCTTGTATTCCTTGATCATGAGCGTGCGCACCTTTTGCGCCTTTTTGTAGAAAGCATCTTTATACCCAGAAGAGAGCACGTAGGTACCCAGGAGAATACGCCTTTTTACTTCTGGACCAAAGCCCTCTTCTTTAGAGAGGTCATAAACTTGGTCTAGTGTTTGTGCATTTGGAGAGCGAACACCGTAGCGAACACCATCGAAGCGTGCAAGATTGGTAGAGGCTTCTGCTGTTGCTAAAACATAATAAACGGGTATGGAGTACTTCAACATGTTTAAGCGAATGTCTACGATATGCGCTCCAAGCGTTTTAAGTTGTTCTATAGAAGAGAGAAAATTTTCTTTTGCAGGTTCTTGCAGTTGTTCAATGCACTCCCAGGGAACGCCTATCTTCATGTTGTGAATGCCAAGAGATAAGTTCTGAAAATACTCTTCTGCCTCTTTATTAATAGATGTGGAATCTCTTTTGCAATGTCTTCCAATGATTTCCATGACAAGAGCACTATCTTCAGTATAGACAGAAAGAGGACCGATTTGGTCGAGCGAAGAGCCATAAGCTACAAGACCATAGCGAGATACACGGCCATAAGTTGGTTTGAAGCCAACAACGCCGCAAAAAGATGCAGGTTGCCTGACAGATCCACCAGTATCGCTGCCAAGGGCGATGGGTACAAGGCGCGCTGCAACAGCAGCAGCAGAGCCTCCAGAAGATCCACCTGGTACACAGTTTAAATCCCAGGGGTTTTTCGTTTTTTGCAGAGCAGAGTTTTCTGTTGAAGAGCCCATTGCAAATTCATCCATATTGGTTTTACCAATAAAAATAGCATCTTCTTCTTCTAGAAGGCGAGTGGCTGTTGCATCGAATAAAGCTTTGTAGTTACTTAAAAATTTTGATGCGCACGTGGTAAGTTCGCCTTTTAGATGGATATTGTCTTTTATGGCTATGGGCACTGCTGCAAGTTTTCCAAGTTTTTCGCCTCGAAGACGTTTATCATCAAGTTCTTTTGCTCGTTTTTTTGCTTTTTCATCAAATATGGATAAAAATGCTCCAACAGAAGGGTTATGAATGTGGATGCGTTTTAAGAAGTGCTCTACAATTTCTATAGCAGATAGCTCACCCTTACAGAAGAGTTCTCGTAATTTACGTGCAGATAAAAGATGGATTTGTTCTTTGTTACTCATTATTTTAAGACCTTTTAATAACTGTTGGAACTTTAATCATGCCTCCAACAGAAGAGGGTGCAACAGAGAGGAAGAGCTCTCTTGTAAGGGTTTGTTCTACAACATCTTCACGCATTACATTGCATATGTCTTCTAAAACATGGTTGCAGGGTGGAACGTTTTCTGTGTTTACTTCGCCTAGCATATCAATGTACTGTAAAATATTTGTTAAGTCTTTAAAAAGGCCTTCTCGCTCTTCTTGAGAGCATTCAATTCTAGATAACCGAGTAAGGCTTGAGAGGGTTTTTTCTGTGAATTCAGACATTTTATTATAGTGTTCTCCTGCAGAAAATGTAAGATTTCGTGCATTCTAGCATGGATGAATTGTGCATTGCAAGGGCAACTTTTGCCTATGTATACACAAACAAGTTCAAGAATTGTTTTTTGCGTAAGCAGGAGTACATAACGCATAATTTTTGCTGGCACGGAAATTGCTGCTAATTTGTTGATTAAAGGGCAAGTAGTCCGAGGAGGATATGATGACAAGCAAACAATCAACAAGTTCTAATCAAGAAGTAAAGGGTAGTAAAAAAGAGCTTACTTCTCTAAGCCACGCTCAAATTCCAAAAATTCAGACAGCTGAAGGATGGAAAAGAGATCGTTTGAGAGACAAAAAGCTAAGAACTTAAAAATTATGGATGAGTTCTAGGCGTGCGCCTGCTACATAAGTGATACTTTCTGGCTCGAATACTCTTATGTATTGAGGGGCTTGGCCTGGAAACTCTAAATAGGCGTATTGGTCATTACTTCTTCCAATATTTTGATTTCTAAAATAGGGAACAAATTGAATTTGGTTTAGAAGCCAATAAGGCTTAGAGAGTCTGTAAGTAATGGGTAGTTCTATTTCATACTGGATTTTGTTGCCAAGGGCGAATACGTCATTTCCAAGGCCAGAGCTTGTCATTCTGCCATCGATCATGAACATGAGTTTAAGATTTAGGCCTATTGCTAAGTTACAACAAAAATCATACTCTGTGCGCATTCCAAAGGCTAAATAACTCCAAGTGTAGGTTTCGTCATATCCAAAAGGATTTTCTGGAACAGCCCCCCTATACCAGCGGTGGTAACCAAAGCCGATAAAAGGAATTGTGGTGATGTTGTAAAACTTTTCATAAGTGTAGCCAAGACGTACTTCGGCATTAAAGATAACGTTGTTCGTATGGTTTTTATAGGGGGATGTGCTAAAATCAATTAAATTAATTAGCGTGCCATCGTACACGGTCTTGCCAGCATCACATCTAAGATCGGCTCCGACGTAGACATTTCTTGGTGTAATATAATCGTAGCCAATTTGTAAGCCACTAAGTATTCCGTGCTCATCGCTTTTTGCTCCCTCTGAAAGGCCTTGTTCGCTGTAATGGCGGTAGAGCAAATCTGGTGCGATATACAAATGATGAGGACAGTCTGCAAGTAGTAAAGAGCTGATACACAAAATGAGATAAGTTAAATAAATAAGATGTTTATGAAACTTCAAAATTAAGACCATCAAAAAAACTGAAAGGCCCGACTATACATATGCTTAAATTAATTATCTATCTTTAAAAATGAGAGGGTAATTCCCGCAGCGGAAATTATTCCTAATTGCAAATTATTGATCTATAATTTATGTTTTGTTAACATGGTCGCTATTATTTTGATAATAAAACAATTTATGGAGTTATGAAATGTCATCAATTGCAAGCACGTCTTCATCAGCTGTGAGCACGCTTCAAGAATCCCACTCCAGGCTACAAAGCAATCCTGTTGCGCATAAAATATTTGCTTCCGTACTATATTGCTTTTATTCGAGCTCAGAAATTAGGAAACCCGGTAGTGCTGCGAAAAACTTAAATTTTGTTACGTGTGCTGTTTCTCAATTCTTTGAACAACAACTTATTAGTTCTAAAGAAGTAAGAGATTGTTTATTAGAAGGAATACAAAGAGAAAGCGATGAAATAAATATGCAAGCTTTTACAGAAATTTTACAAGAAGATCTTAAAGAGGATTGTGATCTTTTTGTTAAGAGTATTTCTTCCTCTAAAGAGGCTCAATTTCATTTAAAACATAGAGTGGGATGTGTACAAAAAATTTTTCAACATAGTGTTGTTGGACGCTATTCTCTTATGTGGCTCGATGCAGGAGTTGCTACAGCCCTTAGAACCATACCAGAAGAATTTTACTATTCTAACGCCTTGTCAGAAAGGGTTTGTGCATTACCTGGATCAAGTTTTTTTGTGCCATCTTCCAGCCAACAGCAAGTTACTTCTAGTTCTCCAGCAAGGAGTGTAACGGCTGAAGCTAGTTCTACCTCCACATCTACTAAGCCTGCAAAACGAGTAAGAAAAGCCCCTACCAATTCTTCATCTACTAAGTCTGCAGAACGAGTAGAAGGGGCCCGTGGAGGAGTTGTTATACATCGCAGCACCAATCGAGAAGAGCGCGTTCCCGATGTAGTTAGGCCGCCAGAAAAATTTTTTGGATTAGTCCTTATAGCATTGAAGAACACAATGAAAGATTTAGTAATAGTCGATCCAAATCATTTGGAAACAATTTTTGGAGAGCAGCAAAGTGACCTTGCCAGAATATCACATGATTTTGACCAGAGGGCATTAATTGATGACTTGGTACAAAGCGACGAGGATGTTACTACACAGTTAACGAAGGATAGATACGATCATTGCAGACAATACATCATATCCATATGTAATGGTAGATCGGAATTCGACGAAGAGAATTGTCTTGAGATATTTAAAAGCTTATGGAGAAATGCCAAGAGCGCCTTTGCTAAAAAAGGATAGTTTTAGAACCTAGCTTCTATGCTTATAACAAAGTGAAAAAAAAGATCTCCTTGATCTTTTGGCAGACGGCTGAGTATGGATTGTTGAATATTTATATTATCAGAAGTTAATTTACGGACACTTTTAAAGTCCCTATCTTTAAGGACTTGCGCGTATAAGTATTTACAATCCTCTTCGGTATAAGAAGAGCCTGTAGCATGAGACATGAAGCTCAAGATAGAAGACCAATTTATTGTTTTTTCTTTGGCCTCTACTATGTTGTTTGTTGAGTCCATAACAATACATTTTTCACTTTTAAGCTTTATATACATAAGTATGACTTCTTCTAGATACCATGGTTTTTTATATACTTCAGAAGTTACCGAATTTAGTTGAGGGTCAACTAGTGGATCGTTTGATTCATCTATAGGGAGTAATGGATAATCTACATCCATGGGTGAGGGATTTATTAGATCTGAATAAGAGTTTGTGGGCACAGTTGATGGCTCTACTGGATTACTTGAAGAAGTCCCAGTGGACGCATTATTTGGAAATAAGGCTAGAGCGTCTTGATGAAATTGATAGAATTGCTGTTTTATTACGCTATTTGCTTCGCTAGTTATCCTTGCAAGAAGAGAATCATCGAAATAGACATGTTGACCCGAGAATACGGCCTCTTTTAATGATTTGTTATTTATGTGCCTACGAAATCTTTGGTGAAGTGCATTTGGGCTTCTTTCATTAAAAAAAGCTGTTTGTTGAAAGATGAAATTTAGGCGATCTAAAGGTATTGGCTCTCGTTCTATAATCGTATTATTTTCTTGTATGGCTATCAGATGTTCAGAAAAGAGATAAGTGATTAGTAGAACATTTTCTTGAAGAGACCAATATTTTTTTGCGGAGCTTTGAAGGCTCATAAATTTAAACGTATTAGAATGGGTTTCAAGTGGATAAGAGAAATTTGAATTTACCATGATCGTATTTATTGATTTTAAGTTGTTTAGATATTGGAAAGGAAGTGTACCATTTTACGTAATTCTCTTGCTCCGATTTTCTAATAACCTGAGTTTTGAGTTTAAATGGCTCAAGGTTAGAGGGGATTCTGGATAAATTTTCAATCATTTTTGCAAAGTCCCTATTCAAAAACTATAAACGAGCAAAAATGATTGAAAATTTACCAGAAGATCCCTAAGATTGAGCAATTTATACACAAACAATTCTTGAACTTCTTTGTGTATAAACCCAAAACTTAGGTCAATACCTGGCAAAATCCTTATCTTAAAAAGTAAATGGTTTTATTGTGAGCACAAGTTTAGATACCTTTTTAAAAAGTAAGAACCCCTCTATTTTCCTTTTGAATACAAAGGAGGATGAAGATGGTTTATCTCTTGTAAAAGAGAGAGTTAAGTATTTAAAGATGGATGCGTTTATCAAGATACTTGATGAAAAAAACTTAAGCATGGAGATTAATGAGCGCTCTCTTTTTAAAGAAAATAAGATTATAATTTTCCCTCAAGCTGAAAAGTTAAAGTCTTCATTTATCAAAGAAATTCAAGTTCTAAAAGTTTCTGATCCTCTTATTTTCATTGGAGCTGGTATGCGAATTGCGCATCCGCTTTATCAGTGGATGCAAGAGGCTCATTCTTTTTTAGACTTAGCTCTTGAAACAAAGGGGGCAAGAGAAAAAAGGGCGTTGTCTGCAATTTCTGATATGGCAAAAGCTTTTGGTAAAAAGATAGCACAGCAAAATGCGGCTTATTTGCTCAACTTAATAGGAGATGATCTAGAGTTATTGTATCAAGAGATACAAAAAATTAGCTGTTATGTGGGAGAGAGGGAAGAGATCGTGCTTACAGATATTAAGGCGCTCTCTACAAACAGTAAAGAGGAATCGATATGGAAGCTTATGGACGCTCTTTATGAGAAAAATGCTATGCAAGCGCTTTACATAGGCAAAAAGATGCTTCGCAACGGTGTTTCTTTTTTTTTAATCTTGCGCAGTTTAAGATCTTCTTTTCAGACAGAGCTGCAAGTTGCAAATATGCTTTCTTTAGGAGATGGTGCAATTACTAGCGTTTTTCCCTATATGAGAGGAAAGATTTTAGAGCAGCATAAAAATACAGCGTCAAGACTTGGTGTGTCTCACTTAAAAAATGCGCTTCTTACCATTGATAAAACGGACTTATTATTAAAAAATGGAATCGATGATCAAGAACTTTTATTGGAGCTTACAGTTATAAACTTATGTTAAAGTCAGGTTTAATTTTACTTCCTAATTTACTTGGAGAAGGGCTTTCTCATGAAAGCTTTTTTCCAAAAGCAGTCGATCAAGCAGTTGGCATGCTAGATGGCCTTATTGCAGAGAGCATGCAAGGTGGCAGATCCTATCTTAATCAATTTCGTACAAAAAAACCTCCTTATGATATTCCGATAGGCATTTTGGATGAGAACACGCGTGATGATGAAATTGACTTTCTCTTGCAGCCCCTTAAAGAAGGTGAGTTATGGGGGCTTGTTTCTGATGCGGGCCTTCCTTGTATTGCAGACCCTGGTGCAAGAGTTGTTTTTAGAGCGCGTCAGCTGGGTATAAAGATAGAAACTCTTACAGGTCCATCGGCAGTTATTATGGCAATTCAGCTTTCAGGGCTTCCAGGACAGCGTTTTTCTTTCCTTGGTTATTTGAGTAAGGACCTAGAAAAAAGAGAAAAAGAGTTAAAAGCTTTAGAAAAGCGATCAAAAGAAGAGCGCTCTTTACAAGTATTTATGGAGGCGCCCTACAGAAATAAGTATACGTTTGAGGCGATGCTAGAAGTTTTACACCCCTCTACTTATGTGGGTATCGCTTGTGATTTAAGTTTAGAAACTGAGCGTATTATGGTGCAAAAGGTGGAAACTTTCAAGAAAAGCCCTTTACCTAATATTGACAAAAAACCTTGTATTTTCCTTGTATATGCATAAAAATATTGCAAAATAAATTCTGTAAATATTAGGTTGCAGATAGGCAAGGATATTTAAGGAGTTGTAGGATGCATTTTTTATTAAAGAGTTATGCAGGTATTGTCTTTTTAGGTAATAAGTTTCAAACTGTTTTACTGCTATTACTTAGACTCTATTGGGGGCCTGCTTTTTTTATTTCTGGCTTGGGTAAGTTTGGAAATATTTCTAATGTAATCGATTTTTTTGCATCGTTGAATATCCCTTACCCAGCATTTAGTGCTTATCTTACGGCAGGTATTGAATGTGTGGGTGGGTTGTGTCTTTTATTTGGGCTTTTATCTCGCCTTGCAGCTATTCCACTTGTTGTCATAACTCTTTCTGCTATGCTGACAGATAATATTAGTGAAGTAAAAAATGTGCTAAATGATCCTCAAAACTTGATTAGTCAGTTGCCATTTAGTTTCTTTTTAGTCGCATTGATTATTTTTAGTTTTGGGCCCGGCAAGTGGTCTTTAGACTATTTATTCAAAAAGCGCTTTTGTACCAAAAACAAGCCATCCAATTAAAACCCAGCGTCTCATCCATAGATGTAGACTTGTTGCTGCATTTTTTTGCAATTCAAGATCGGGGTGTTTTTCAAGCCAAGAGCTAAGTTCGTCTAGGCTATGAGCCTCTTTGAGGTAGCTTAAGACTTTAAATTCGCATGCACTTATCTTTTCAAAAACAATGTAGTTTTTATGATCCCGATAAAGGACATAATACAATGAAGATTGATCTGTAGAGCGCTCTAGTAAAGGAAAATCATGTTCTATCCAGTATTCAGGGAGCTCTAACAAAAACTGCTCACGAAATTGAAAAAGGTTATAAGGCAGCTCAAAAAGGTGAGTGTGGGTTTGTAGTTGCATATGAGATGCAAGAATTTCTGTTTCTTTAGGAGCAAAAAAGCTACAATTATAGGCCCAATCGACCTTGCAGGCATGTTCAATGAGCTGTTTGTCATTATCTAAATACTCTTTTGCAATCCAATTAGAAAGCATGCTTCCAAGAAAGTTCATTGACCAGTGGTTAGGAGGGTATTTGGTAAGATAGGGAATGGCTAGTGTCAAATTAAATTCTCTGTAGCCAAATAAACGAGTTAGTAGAGGAAATGTGTCGTGTAGAGCAGAAAGAAGGCGCCACCAATACTGCTGATGATAAATAGAGATGCGTGTGCCAGGAGAGAGTGTAGAACTTGGCAGTATGTATTCAATGGCTTCTGAGTCAATATGTTTGCCACAAGAGGAGAATTTGTTCATGGAACTATTTTCATCAATGGGACGTGTGATAACGCTTGCAAACCATTGTTGAATCTCTTGTAGTTTTTTAGGTGGAGAAGAGGAAGTGCGGTGATAAGTCACCGCACTTAGAACTTCAACGCTTTTACATTTCATTGCGTTTTTCTTTCATTTTCTTTGCTGCAACTTCTACAGCCACGTTTTTGTCTTTAAAAGGACCTTTAGATTGACCTTTACAGCCGCCTAGGCCTGCGCAAGAATTTTTTTCAGTCTTGCATGAGTTTAAGCCTTTGCAGCTGTTTTTCCCTTTACATGTTTGGTTTGCTAATTTAAGAGCTAAAGCTTGTCCTTCAGGGCTTAAGCTTTTAAATTCTGCTTTTTCTTTGTCATTTAGTTTTGACATGAGCTCACTTGCTGTCATAAGCGAGCTTAGAGAGCTTTCTGTTGCATTTGTATCTGAGTCATCAGCGCTTAGTGGCGCTCCTACAACGAGACTTGCTGCAATGCCCATTAGAGCAAGCTTTTTAAAATGTGATGAATCCATAAAACCTTCCTTAATCAATTATCTAATTCATGTTTAAGCAAGTTCCATCTTGCTTTTTTCTAATATCTGAAATGGATAATTAAAAATCTAGTTTTTAAATAAGTTCGACTGCAACAGTATCATAAAAGAGGATACCGCGTTTTGTAAGCGAGAGCTTGCTATTCATGAACTTCAGAAGGTCTTCTTTTAGTAAGTTGTCAATAGATTTTTTTGTTTCACTTGAAAGAGATCCATGCTCTTTTTCAAAAA
This window contains:
- a CDS encoding DoxX family protein gives rise to the protein MHFLLKSYAGIVFLGNKFQTVLLLLLRLYWGPAFFISGLGKFGNISNVIDFFASLNIPYPAFSAYLTAGIECVGGLCLLFGLLSRLAAIPLVVITLSAMLTDNISEVKNVLNDPQNLISQLPFSFFLVALIIFSFGPGKWSLDYLFKKRFCTKNKPSN
- a CDS encoding SAM-dependent methyltransferase, yielding MLKSGLILLPNLLGEGLSHESFFPKAVDQAVGMLDGLIAESMQGGRSYLNQFRTKKPPYDIPIGILDENTRDDEIDFLLQPLKEGELWGLVSDAGLPCIADPGARVVFRARQLGIKIETLTGPSAVIMAIQLSGLPGQRFSFLGYLSKDLEKREKELKALEKRSKEERSLQVFMEAPYRNKYTFEAMLEVLHPSTYVGIACDLSLETERIMVQKVETFKKSPLPNIDKKPCIFLVYA
- the gatA gene encoding Asp-tRNA(Asn)/Glu-tRNA(Gln) amidotransferase subunit GatA, which encodes MSNKEQIHLLSARKLRELFCKGELSAIEIVEHFLKRIHIHNPSVGAFLSIFDEKAKKRAKELDDKRLRGEKLGKLAAVPIAIKDNIHLKGELTTCASKFLSNYKALFDATATRLLEEEDAIFIGKTNMDEFAMGSSTENSALQKTKNPWDLNCVPGGSSGGSAAAVAARLVPIALGSDTGGSVRQPASFCGVVGFKPTYGRVSRYGLVAYGSSLDQIGPLSVYTEDSALVMEIIGRHCKRDSTSINKEAEEYFQNLSLGIHNMKIGVPWECIEQLQEPAKENFLSSIEQLKTLGAHIVDIRLNMLKYSIPVYYVLATAEASTNLARFDGVRYGVRSPNAQTLDQVYDLSKEEGFGPEVKRRILLGTYVLSSGYKDAFYKKAQKVRTLMIKEYKEQFQTCNLIAMPVTPSPAFKTGSIQDPLQMYLADIYTISANLAGLPAISVPSGLSPDGTPMGLQIIGPQMHDVQVCRAANAFEQSMQFSKLLPPITHN
- the gatC gene encoding Asp-tRNA(Asn)/Glu-tRNA(Gln) amidotransferase subunit GatC; the protein is MSEFTEKTLSSLTRLSRIECSQEEREGLFKDLTNILQYIDMLGEVNTENVPPCNHVLEDICNVMREDVVEQTLTRELFLSVAPSSVGGMIKVPTVIKRS
- the xerD gene encoding site-specific tyrosine recombinase XerD yields the protein MPLKRTTADFLSYIASEKGASINTLQAYGNDIKQFTLLLESLNIIDFQQVSTEHIIQFLKTMQNKNYASASICRALIAIKVLFRFLKREQMIKINVTEHLESPKLWQLVPEVLSESEVEILLSIPNQATYLGARNLSILELLYSSGLRVSELCSLTIYNIDDTFIKVMGKGRKERLVPIGKKALQAIDYYLLNFRDLHPSGKESSLFLTKRGKPIERFAVWKMIKSYAKKANITKNISPHTLRHSFATHLLDNGADLRVIQEFLGHSNIATTDRYTHISQKHLQDSFYKYHPRSSLTQQLGVGCFTKENRKL
- the gatB gene encoding Asp-tRNA(Asn)/Glu-tRNA(Gln) amidotransferase subunit GatB, encoding MHDHPSSLWEPVIGLEVHVELNTKSKLFSTAPNHFGDDPNSNITEVCTGQPGALPVLNKEAVRKAAQFGLAVGATVAKFSKFDRKSYFYPDSPRNFQITQYDEPIVIGGTITAEIEEGSFKTFTINRAHLEDDAGMLKHFSNFAGIDYNRAGVPLIEIVSEPCIGSAKEATAYVQAVKAILEYLDASDCNMEEGSLRIDVNVSVRAKGEVSLRNKVEIKNMNSFYNMEIAIESEIKRQVKLYLQNPDKPPCEVITPATFRFDPELQETVKMRDKEDADDYRYFPEPDLVPIVLSDEYIESIRKTLPELPFAKNQRYINELRLSKYAASILTSDKKLADYFEEALKHSPNANALCNWITAEFAGRLKEKGKTLSEAGITPCNVAKLVNLIDTNVITGKIAKSVADDMVESSGKDCEEIVKQNPDYQPVHDKGEITAIIDKVLLENSRSVADYKNGKDKAFGFLVGQAMKLSKGKASPALVNEILKEKLDH
- a CDS encoding DNA-binding domain-containing protein → MKCKSVEVLSAVTYHRTSSSPPKKLQEIQQWFASVITRPIDENSSMNKFSSCGKHIDSEAIEYILPSSTLSPGTRISIYHQQYWWRLLSALHDTFPLLTRLFGYREFNLTLAIPYLTKYPPNHWSMNFLGSMLSNWIAKEYLDNDKQLIEHACKVDWAYNCSFFAPKETEILASHMQLQTHTHLFELPYNLFQFREQFLLELPEYWIEHDFPLLERSTDQSSLYYVLYRDHKNYIVFEKISACEFKVLSYLKEAHSLDELSSWLEKHPDLELQKNAATSLHLWMRRWVLIGWLVFGTKALFE